One genomic segment of Streptomyces sp. NBC_00239 includes these proteins:
- the nsdA gene encoding transcriptional repressor NsdA, which translates to MSGSGPSGVSVEPAPRGSSGETRRNEQLTSWFVRSGWSKGELARQVNRRARQLGAHHISTDTSRVRRWLDGEQPREPIPRILSELFSERFGTVVAVEDLGLRVAHQSPSVSGVDLPWAAPQTVSLLSEFSRSDLMLARRGFLGTSLALSAGPALIEPMQRWLVPVPAADPGPGGGPAGRRSARLSGPELDLLEATTVMFREWDAQCGGGLRRKAVVGQLHEVTDLLQENHPAPTMKRLFKVAAELAELAGWMSYDIGLQPTAQKYFVLALHASKEAGDKPLGSYILSSMSRQMIHLGRPEDALELIHLAQYGSRDCAGPRTQAMLYAMEARAYANMGQPSRCKRAVRMAEDTFSDIAFGDEPEPDWIRFFSEAELNGENSHSYRDLAYVAGRSPTYASLAEPVMARAVELFRKDDVHQRSLALNLIGMATVHLLRREPEQATVLAESALVVAKKVRSERVNTRLRKTVDTAAREYGDVAEVVRLTDRIAAQLPESAEAV; encoded by the coding sequence GTGAGCGGCAGTGGCCCAAGCGGTGTGAGCGTGGAGCCTGCCCCCCGAGGCAGCAGTGGTGAGACACGCCGCAACGAGCAGCTCACCTCGTGGTTCGTGCGCAGCGGCTGGTCCAAGGGCGAGCTCGCCCGCCAGGTGAACCGCCGGGCCCGGCAGCTCGGCGCGCACCACATCAGCACCGACACCTCCCGGGTGCGGCGCTGGCTCGACGGCGAGCAGCCCCGCGAGCCGATCCCGCGAATCCTGTCCGAGCTGTTCTCCGAGCGGTTCGGCACCGTCGTCGCCGTCGAGGACCTGGGCCTGCGGGTCGCCCACCAGTCGCCCTCCGTCTCCGGCGTCGACCTGCCCTGGGCGGCCCCGCAGACCGTCTCCCTGCTCAGCGAGTTCTCGCGCAGCGACCTGATGCTCGCCCGCCGGGGCTTCCTCGGCACCTCGCTCGCACTCTCCGCCGGCCCCGCCCTCATCGAGCCCATGCAGCGCTGGCTCGTGCCGGTCCCGGCCGCCGATCCGGGACCCGGGGGCGGGCCGGCGGGCCGCCGGTCCGCCCGCCTCTCCGGCCCCGAGCTGGACCTGCTGGAAGCCACCACCGTGATGTTCCGGGAGTGGGACGCCCAGTGCGGCGGCGGGCTGCGCCGCAAGGCCGTGGTGGGCCAGCTCCACGAGGTCACCGACCTGCTCCAGGAAAACCACCCGGCCCCCACCATGAAGCGGCTCTTCAAGGTCGCCGCCGAACTCGCCGAACTCGCCGGCTGGATGAGCTACGACATCGGGCTCCAGCCGACCGCGCAGAAGTACTTCGTGCTCGCCCTGCACGCCTCCAAGGAGGCCGGGGACAAGCCCCTCGGCTCGTACATCCTCTCCAGCATGAGCCGCCAGATGATCCACCTGGGCCGCCCCGAGGACGCCCTGGAACTCATCCACCTCGCCCAGTACGGCAGCCGCGACTGCGCCGGCCCGCGCACCCAGGCCATGCTGTATGCGATGGAGGCCCGCGCGTACGCCAACATGGGCCAGCCCAGCCGCTGCAAGCGGGCCGTGCGGATGGCCGAGGACACCTTCTCCGACATCGCCTTCGGCGACGAGCCCGAGCCCGACTGGATTCGGTTCTTCTCCGAGGCCGAACTCAACGGAGAGAACTCCCACTCGTACCGCGACCTGGCCTACGTGGCCGGGCGCAGCCCCACGTACGCCTCCCTCGCCGAGCCCGTCATGGCGCGGGCCGTGGAGCTCTTCCGCAAGGACGACGTGCACCAGCGCTCGCTGGCCCTCAACCTCATCGGCATGGCCACCGTCCACCTGCTGCGGCGCGAGCCCGAGCAGGCGACCGTCCTCGCCGAGAGCGCCCTCGTCGTGGCGAAAAAAGTGCGCTCCGAACGGGTGAACACCCGGCTGCGCAAGACCGTCGACACCGCCGCCCGCGAATACGGCGACGTCGCCGAGGTGGTCCGGCTCACCGACCGGATCGCGGCCCAGCTCCCCGAGTCCGCGGAGGCCGTCTGA